From a single Glycine soja cultivar W05 chromosome 19, ASM419377v2, whole genome shotgun sequence genomic region:
- the LOC114399632 gene encoding protein CHUP1, chloroplastic-like: MENTTSKPEVLIKPIILKAGVPLAVSFAGCIYAWFVAKKSLSKTSSLSLNEGSSHETNSHLEPNYEESCHSHSLSCLEDEGHSTTIDQSVVAESSMINDTPCLEEEINGLRSMIEGMHMKELALRLQFGRYCDMKEQETVVGEIKNMLSLETARVGFLDREISSMEMQNRRLESFVAQYLRVVEQIERWKSENRMLRRKFQKLMRKSKAQTRLAKEQASKLKLEEEEILRSRDALETKIDVIGKLEDKMEELQRALDQLQDEKNELLKKLDTAEKSYASKIEAGDVSREEYTKLLDELEQAKKERADEAKELIYLRWTNACLRHDLVRHHEQQQNQDKNHLELEFGRNDVLIHYDSEHELHNSLLEHHSDPSFDEHTRGHDHSDSACSKRTKLLERLKRWVDGSEKARVRHSVSKGAEEHLVPRRKSCSSA; the protein is encoded by the exons ATGGAAAACACAACATCAAAGCCTGAGGTCCTAATAAAGCCAATTATCCTCAAAGCTGGTGTTCCTTTGGCTGTGTCTTTTGCTGGTTGCATCTATGCTTGGTTCGTGGCAAAGAAAAGCCTCTCTAAAACCTCTTCTTTATCACTAAATGAAGGAAGTTCCCACGAAACCAATTCCCATCTTGAGCCAAACTATGAAGAAAGTTGTCATAGTCATAGCCTTTCATGTTTGGAAGATGAAGGACATAGTACAACAATAGATCAAAGTGTTGTTGCTGAAAGTTCGATGATCAATGACACCCCGTGTTTAGAAGAAGAGATTAATGGCCTGAGAAGCATGATTGAAGGTATGCATATGAAGGAGTTGGCCTTACGTTTGCAGTTTGGTCGCTATTGTGATATGAAAGAGCAAGAAACTGTGGTTGGGGAGATAAAAAACATGTTGTCACTGGAGACTGCTCGTGTTGGCTTCTTGGACAGGGAGATTTCGTCGATGGAGATGCAGAATAGGAGGTTGGAGAGTTTTGTTGCTCAATATCTCAGAGTTGTGGAACAGATTGAGCGTTGGAAATCTGAGAATAGAATGCTTCGGAGGAAGTTTCAGAAGCTAATGAGGAAATCAAAGGCACAAACCCGCCTCGCGAAGGAGCAGGCTTCGAAGCTCAAactggaagaagaagaaatcttgaGAAGCCGTGATGCCTTGGAAACAAAAATTGATGTCATAGGTAAACTTGAGGATAAAATGGAAGAGCTGCAGAGGGCTTTGGATCAATTGCAGGATGAGAAGAATGAACTTCTGAAGAAGCTTGACACAGCAGAAAAATCCTATGCTTCTAAG ATTGAAGCAGGAGATGTAAGTAGGGAAGAGTACACAAAGCTTCTGGATGAATTGGAGCAGGCCAAGAAAGAACGAGCAGATGAAGCTAAAGAACTGATTTACTTGCGGTGGACAAATGCTTGTTTAAGGCATGATCTAGTGAGGCACCATGAACAACAACAGAACCAGGATAAAAACCATTTAGAATTGGAATTTGGAAGAAATGATGTACTTATCCATTATGACTCAGAGCATGAACTACACAATTCCCTTTTGGAGCATCACAGTGATCCTTCCTTTGATGAGCATACTAGGGGTCATGATCACAGTGACAGTGCTTGTTCAAAAAGGACAAAGTTGCTTGAAAGGCTAAAGAGATGGGTTGATGGCAGTGAAAAAGCGAGGGTTAGGCATTCTGTTTCCAAAGGGGCAGAGGAACATCTAGTTCCTAGAAGGAAGTCATGCTCTAGTGCTTGA